GATGTTCAAGCGAGGGACGCTGAGTCGATAAAAGCCAGTCTCGGTTCCGCTGAAGAATGCAGAAAGGCGAAGCCCGACGATCAGCAAGAGTGTCGCTAAGATGACTTCCAACCAGTCGGGCACAGATCGTCAGCCTCCAGAGTGCTGCAATTTCAGTTTTCTTCAATGCCTGTGAACACGAAATCAGGGGAGCCTGTAAGACTCCCCGAAACCTTAAAACCAACTACTCTCTCAACTATGAGCGGAATGCTCGTTGAAGCTCTTCGAGTGACGTTTTGCCTTCGCTGACGAGACGTAATCCGTCCGACTGGAAGGACTGAACAGATTGTTTTCTGGCCAGTTCACGAAACTCAGCGGTCGAGGCGCCTTTGAGGATGAGTTTCTTGAAATCATCCGTGATCGCAATCGCTTCGATCAGACCGATTCGACCTCGAAATCCGATTCCGCCGCAGTTTTCGCAGGTTTCTTCATCTGCATCTTCTGCATCCGGACGAGGAGCTCGGTAAAGCACTTTCGTGTCAGCAGGCAGTTTGACGCGCTCGAGGAGTTTCGGATTCGGGCGATAAGCCTGACGGCACTTAGGGCAGAGCAATCGAACTAGCCGCGGACTCACAATGAGTTTCAGATGCTCAGCGACGAGTTTGGGTTGTTCGACCAGTGTGTTGAGTCGTGCGATGCCGTCGGCGGCATCCTTGGCAGGCATCTCCGTGATGATGGCCTGTTTTTCGGACATCTCAAGGATTGTGCGGGCCTGCTTCTGATTCTGGATTGGGTCGACATAGAGAATGTCGATGTCAGCACGTTGAGTTCGACGAATGGATGATTCGAGGTCGCCACCTTCGTCCATTTCGAACGTTTGAACGTGCGGGATATCGCGTCCGTGATGATCTGCGATCGAGCCAATCGCGAGCAAGTAAGCGTCGTTTCCACGCAGAGTCGCGACGGTGGTCGTCGTCACGCCGGACATTGGAGGACCGACCGCGAGCATCAGCCCGGTCTTCTTCGCACCCAATTCACGAATCGTCGATTGCAGTTCTTCGCTGAACCCGAGTTCTTTAGGCGTCTCCAGCCGATTTTTGATGTTCTCGGCTCGCAGAGTCATGATCTCGCCAGATGCCGACGGAGTGATGTCGATCCGGACTTCGTGTGGGACTTCTTCAAACTCTGCGTTGATGCCGCCAGACTGAGGCTTTGATCGCTCGTTGATATCGAGTCCAGCGAGCAACTTCACCATCTGAACGATGGCGTTGGCAGCTTTGGGAGGCATTTTCGCAGCTGGATAAGGAATTCCGTCGACGAAAAATGTGACCCCGGCGAACTTTGGTTTCGGTTCGATCCGGATCATCTCTGCCCGGCGTGCCAGAGCTTCCGAGATCATCTTCTTGGCTGGGATAAGACCCGCTTGCACGAGCCTACCGTTCGCCGACAAATCCGGAGTGACGCCGTTCAGTGCACCACGAAAAAGGATGAAGTCGAGATTGTCATCATCGTCGTCATCCTCATCATCGTCTTTATCTCGTCCACCCTTACCGAATCCAAAAATCACTTTGTCTGACTCCAATACTTTCCGGAGATGTTGCTTCTCCGAGGCTGGCGGGCAAATCGTTCGTGCATTGTGACATGCAGCAAGTGAATTGCAATCGAGTTCAACTCGAAGGCATCGCGAGAGAATCAGGGTCTGAAAAACCGCTGATTCTCGGGTCAATCCCTACAAACGGGTGGATGGCGGTTCTCTCAACCGACCGAACATGACTGTGAGCGAAATCTCATCTTCGCCATCACAGCATCAGTCCGGGGAGAATTGTCCCCTCCGGAATATTGCATTATTGCTTACTCTGAAAGATTTCGTCGAGAAAAAGCTGCATCTGATCCCACGACCGTGAATCGGCCAGCGCATCGTACTTCAAGTTCTCAATTCCGAACGATCCGGCGTTGGGATTGGTAAATCCGTGTCGAGCGCCACCGTAGGAGATCAACTGGTAGTCTGCGTTCACTTTCTGCATGGCAGCTTCGAACCCCTGGACAGATTCCGGAGGCACAAAACTATCCGAAGCTCCGTGACAGACGAGAACGCTAGCGTCGATTGTGTCTGACTCTGAAGGGGGAACAAGTGCGCCATGGAAGCTGACAACGCCTCGAACAGGGGCGTCGGCGTAGGCGAGTTGCAGGACGGTCGATCCACCGAAGCAATATCCAATCGCAGCGATTTTCGATTGGTCGACCATGGGCTGAGCCTTCAGAATGTCCAGGCCAGCATTCGCGCGAGAACGCCAAGCTTCGCTATTCGCTCGGATCTGCGAGGACCATTCCCCAGCCTGTTGAGGGTGCTGGGTGACTTGTCCCTTTCCGTACATGTCCAAAGCAAACGCGATATAGCCGAGTTCGGCCAGCTGGCGAGCACGATTTTCAGCGTAATCGTTGAGTCCCCACCATTCGTGGACAACAAGCACGCCCGGTCGAGCAGCGTCGGAAGAATCGTCCCATGCGAGAACTCCTTCCAACTGGGCTCCGTTCTCTTCGTAAGCGATTCGGCGAGTTTGAACTTCAGCGTTCAAGGTTGAGCCGAGAACGGCGAAGAGTCCAATGATGCTAAATGCGCGATAAGTCGGTTTCATTTCAAAATTCCTTTGCGTGCCAACTCCGCATGGCGAAGACTCGCACGCTGATCTTTCGAGCCTGATGAGTCGCAAAAGTGGGATGAGTCTACCGGTCCAACGAGTTGATCCCGACAACTCCAAGCTTCAGCACGGACTGGAATGACGTTCGATCAATTGGTTGATGGTCCTCACCTGACTATTTTGGTTGTTAAGGGAGGACACTTCAAGAATAGGGCTGCAGACTTTCTACCGGGCTCGCGATCGTTTTTCGATTCGCTTAACCGATGACTCGGCAAAGAAACGCTTTCAGGTAGGACGTTTCTGGGCAACTTGCGATCACCGGGTGGTCCGGAGCCTGTCCGAGTTCCTGCAGTATCTGGACCGGTCTACCAACTTCAAGACTCGCTTGGGCAATGATCTGGAAGAAATCTGTCGGGGAAACGTGTCCGGAACAGCTGCACGTCAGGAGAAACCCGCCAGGCTGTAAGAGCTGAATCGCCAGGCTGTTGAGACGGATGTACGCTTTCACTGCCCTCTTCAGTCCGCCACGAGTGCGGGCAAGCTTGGGAGGATCGAGAACGATGAGATCGAACTTACGTCCTTGTTCGACCAGCTCAGACATTCCGTCGAACGCATCCGATCGCTGAAAAGTCACTTTACTGGCGAGGCCGTTTGCATCGGCATTGGACTGAGCCAATTCCAGTGCTGAAGGAGAAGAATCGATCGCGAGCACAGATTCGCACTGCGGATTGGAAGCAGCGTTTAACGCGAAACTTCCTGTATATGTGCAAACGTCTAGGACATGAGCCTTCGCAGCCAGGTCGTGGATGACGCGTCGATTTTCCCGTTGATCAAAATAGAATCCGGTTTTCTGCCCTTCGATGAGATCGACATGAAATTGAAGTGCATTCTCTTCGATCGTCATGGAACGAGGAGGTTCTTCTCCCCAGATGAGACCGTCATCGATATCGAGTCCTTCAAGCGTTTTGATCCCCTTCTCTGTGCGGAGCCAGATTCCTTTCGGAGAAACTTCCTCGACGAGAGCATCGATGATTTCTTTCTGATGTTTTTCAAGAGCTGCGCTCGTCCACTGCACGACCAGCCAATCATTGAATCGGTCGACGGTCAACCCAGACAGTCGATCCGATTCACTGAAGATGAGTCGGCAAGCTTTCGATGTCGGGGTATCGCCAAATAAGTGCTCGCGAAGCTGAAGTGCATGGTGGACGCGGGATTTCCAAAGCGATGCGTCAAGAGGTGTGGATTCATCCCAACTGTAGAGGCGGATTCGGATCTTGCTGTTTGGGTTGATCAGCCCTCTCGCGATGAACTGGCCGTCGTTCGCACGGACGATCACTTCATCGCCGGTGTTCACCGAACCGGAAATTCGCTTGATCGCGGAGTCGTAAACCCAGGGATGTTGACAGAAAAATGGAAGTGCCTTGCGTGGCTTGAGAGTCGCGACGGGAAGCGGCGAGGGGGCATTCATCGAAGATTCATTTCGTTGGAGAAGTAGAATCTGCTCAGATTATCGATCCGCGATTCAGAATGTCATCTAGATGACGACCAGAACGCCAACGTTCATGAGTTTTCTCGGAAATCGATCTGCCCATATGGGAAACGAGTCTCGCACCGCAGAATGACCTTGCCCAATTTTCCCGCCATTCCATAGATTCCGGGTTGTTGACGTTTTTTCGCAATTTCTGCCGGACTGATCCGGTGACTGATTGCGGCCATGAGTTCATTTTTAATGGCAGGGATGCCGATGATTCGCTGGCAAAAACAAGCGACGATTCAAAAAATCAGTCCATGGATCTCACGATTTGTCGTGGGATGGGCCATTGGCATCTTATTCGTTCTGCTCATCGGACGATTGTGGGTCAGGTACGGCTCCACGTGGGAAACGACGCTCGGAATTTTCGCAGCTCTTCCCATCGCAGCGTTTTTCGCACAGCTTCCGGTCTTCAAAACTGATCGTAAGAGCAGCTTGGGACAAAGTTTGGGACTGTGGATTATTGCAACGTGGGTGTTCCTGCAGCCGTGGGTTGCTTCCAGCATCGATGCCGCGATGAATAGTGTCGCTGTCGAAACGGTCTCGCATCCGGTCTGGGGGCCATTGGCCTTAATTTCCATCGCAGCATTCCTGGTGTTTCCTGCGGTTGCTGGCGTTGGAATGGTTCTTTCTGATGACCAGTCTTCAAACCGGGGAATTCTCTCCGGAATTGCCTGTGTCGGAGTGGTCGGTCCGTTGATGATCGGATTCCCCGGCGGTTGGGCGCTTCCTGTCTGGGGGGCTGCAATCATTTGCCTCGCCTCCGGAGTTTTGTTGCTTCGGCGTCCACAACGAGAACAAACTACTCAAGAGGATCAAAGCGTCGTTGCAACTGAAGTTGTTTCCGGTTGGGAATCGTTGCTGCTTTGCTTTGTCTGCGGGGGTGCGATCTCGATCGCGTACTTCCTGAGTCAGCAGATCATCGTTCCGAATCTCATTACAGAATTCAGCCTGGTCTCTGGATTGTTGATGGGAGCTCTTCTTCCCGCGATTCCGAAGGTTGGTCGCTGGATGACACTCGCGATTTGGGCGAGTCTGGTCGTTCTGGGGTATCCATGGATCGTTTGGACGGCGTTTCAGTCGACAATTTACCTCTCAAGTCCGTTCGTCTTGTTTCTGGCAAGAGCGGGGTTGCTCGTAGCGCTCTCGATTCCGATCGGATGGGTTCTCTCGAGTGCGATTTCTAACGATGAATCCGCGAAGCATTCCACGTTCAAGCAGTGGCTGCTGTCGGCAGCATGGTTGGGGGCGTTTTTCGCGTTTTCGAATGGCTTGTCCAGTTCGACCAATCTTCTTCTCGTAGTGGCTGTCGCCTCGATCATGGGCGTTCGCAAAGCTTTCAGTTTCGAAACACTTCGGAAGCGATGGTCTGTTCAAACAGCGGGCGCTGCGTTCACTCTGGTACTTGCTCTTGGTGCTCTGATTCTGAGTTCGCGGCTCGATACAGCTGTCACAGAAAAGACTCTCTACTCGGGAAGTTCTTACCTCGCAGCACGCAGCGGAGTTCCTTTCGAGCAACTCGCCTGGCTCGACGATGGACGTGTGGCTGAAGAGTGGGAAACTCTTCGAGGACGCACCAGCTTGTGGAAACATCGCGGCGAACAACTTGTCACTCGCACGAATGGAATCCCATCCGGGCTTTATTCACTCGAACCGGAACGATGTCCGCATAGTGCTGCGGAAGTTTGTCCTGTTTGGTTTCCTTTGGTCATGCATCCAGCGGCTGAAGATGTTCTGATCCTCGGAATGCATCAAACGTCGCTTCAGACGTGTGAATACTTCCCTCTCATGTCGGTCACGATCGTGGCTGATGACGCACACGAGGGTCAGCTTGAGAAGGCATTTGAATCGGGAGACTTTTCGAAAGAACGCTACGAAATCTTAAGATCAAATCTGCTGCAGGCAGTTCGGACTCAACACTCTCGCGAATACGATGTCATTGTTTGCCCGAACAGCATTAT
The sequence above is drawn from the Thalassoglobus sp. JC818 genome and encodes:
- a CDS encoding class I SAM-dependent rRNA methyltransferase, which gives rise to MNAPSPLPVATLKPRKALPFFCQHPWVYDSAIKRISGSVNTGDEVIVRANDGQFIARGLINPNSKIRIRLYSWDESTPLDASLWKSRVHHALQLREHLFGDTPTSKACRLIFSESDRLSGLTVDRFNDWLVVQWTSAALEKHQKEIIDALVEEVSPKGIWLRTEKGIKTLEGLDIDDGLIWGEEPPRSMTIEENALQFHVDLIEGQKTGFYFDQRENRRVIHDLAAKAHVLDVCTYTGSFALNAASNPQCESVLAIDSSPSALELAQSNADANGLASKVTFQRSDAFDGMSELVEQGRKFDLIVLDPPKLARTRGGLKRAVKAYIRLNSLAIQLLQPGGFLLTCSCSGHVSPTDFFQIIAQASLEVGRPVQILQELGQAPDHPVIASCPETSYLKAFLCRVIG
- a CDS encoding dienelactone hydrolase family protein, whose amino-acid sequence is MKPTYRAFSIIGLFAVLGSTLNAEVQTRRIAYEENGAQLEGVLAWDDSSDAARPGVLVVHEWWGLNDYAENRARQLAELGYIAFALDMYGKGQVTQHPQQAGEWSSQIRANSEAWRSRANAGLDILKAQPMVDQSKIAAIGYCFGGSTVLQLAYADAPVRGVVSFHGALVPPSESDTIDASVLVCHGASDSFVPPESVQGFEAAMQKVNADYQLISYGGARHGFTNPNAGSFGIENLKYDALADSRSWDQMQLFLDEIFQSKQ
- a CDS encoding ATPase, T2SS/T4P/T4SS family — its product is MIFGFGKGGRDKDDDEDDDDDDNLDFILFRGALNGVTPDLSANGRLVQAGLIPAKKMISEALARRAEMIRIEPKPKFAGVTFFVDGIPYPAAKMPPKAANAIVQMVKLLAGLDINERSKPQSGGINAEFEEVPHEVRIDITPSASGEIMTLRAENIKNRLETPKELGFSEELQSTIRELGAKKTGLMLAVGPPMSGVTTTTVATLRGNDAYLLAIGSIADHHGRDIPHVQTFEMDEGGDLESSIRRTQRADIDILYVDPIQNQKQARTILEMSEKQAIITEMPAKDAADGIARLNTLVEQPKLVAEHLKLIVSPRLVRLLCPKCRQAYRPNPKLLERVKLPADTKVLYRAPRPDAEDADEETCENCGGIGFRGRIGLIEAIAITDDFKKLILKGASTAEFRELARKQSVQSFQSDGLRLVSEGKTSLEELQRAFRS